A portion of the Thunnus maccoyii chromosome 20, fThuMac1.1, whole genome shotgun sequence genome contains these proteins:
- the sdk2b gene encoding protein sidekick-2 isoform X7 codes for MMGLTDQYIGGPADPIAPTIIIPPRNTSVVTGTSEVTMECVANARPLIKLSISWRKNGVLVTSGLSDFNRRLTILSPVVSDAGYYECEAILRSSSVPSVSAGAYLHVLEPPQFIKEPEKHITAEMEKVVDIPCQARGVPQPDIVWYKDALPIDPVKTPRYRVLVGGSLQVNGLLPDDTGMFQCFARNSAGEVQTNTYLAVTSIAPNITAGPSDSTVIDGMSVILHCETSGAPRPAITWQKGERVLASGSVQLPRFTLLESGSLLISPSHISDAGTYTCMASNSRGIDEASADLVVWARTRITTPPQDQSVIKGTKAIMTCGVTHDPSVTVRHVWEKEGSVINVQSIPRMRLDADGTLHISQTWSGDIGTYTCRVTSVGGNDSRSAHLRVRQLPHAPENPTAVLSTSEKRAIDLAWAKPFDGNSPLIRYILEVSENNAPWAILLANIEPESTAVTVNGLIPARSYQFRLCAVNDVGKGQFSKETDRVSLPEEPPSAPPQNVIASGRTNQSIMIQWQPPPESHQNGILRGYTVRYRLTGLPVDYQIKNISSPDVTNLLLEDLIIWTNYEIEVAAYNGAGLGTFSHKVTEWTLQGVPTITPGNVQAESVNSTTIRFTWTAPNPQFINGINQGYKLLAWEPGKDEEVTMVTVRPNFQDSVHVGYVTGLKKFTEYYTSVLCFTTPGDGPRSPPRALRTHEDTPGAVGHLSFTEILDTSLKVSWSEPSEKNGVLTGYRISWEEYNRTNTRVTHYMPNVTLEYRVTGLTALTTYTIEVAGMTSKGQGQLSSSTISSGVPPELPGPPTNMAISNIGPRSVTLQFKPGYDGKTSISRWQVEAQVGVVGENEDWVMVHQVSNEPDARSLEVPGLNPYTYYRFRMRQVNIVGTSPPSQPSRKIQTLPAPPDMAPANVTLRTASETSLWLRWMPLPEWEYNGNAEQLGYRVQYSRAGSQGRALTHVIADRLEREFTIEDLEEWTEYEVRVQAVNGIGMGPWSQPVRGRTRESVPSCGPTNVSAFATTSSSILVRWFEVPEPDRNGLILGYKVVYKEKDSDSAVHFWTVEGNATHSVQLTGLGKYVLYEIQVLAFTRIGDGRPSSPPILERTLDDVPGPPVGILFPEVRTTSVRLIWQSPSQPNGIILAYQITYHLNSTNSNAATVDVLNPSARQYTVTSLKPESVYVFRITAQTRKGWGEAAEALVVTTEKRARPQPTSRPTVPQKDVQARHVLLSWEPGSDGLSPVRYYTVQLRELPESNWTVHSASVNHEATSYIVSRLKPFTSYQFRVKATNDIGDSEYSEESEAITTLQDAPDEAPTILSVTPHTTTSVLIRWQPPSEEKINGILLGFRIRYRELLYDRLRSYSVHTINSMSTWAELTAPYSIRNLSDSTLTQYELNKLSKHKRYEIRMSVYNAVGEGPTSPPQEVFVGEAVPTAPPQNVVIQSATATQLDVTWEPPPVDAQNGDIQGYKVYFWEFQRKNETERLRTLFMPEGGVKLKNLTGYTTYMISVAPFNAAGDGPRSPATRGRTQQAAPSAPSFIHFSELTTTSVNVSWGEPTFPNGIIEGYRLIYEPCTPVDESSVACADCLHSPSPPGVSKTVMVDVKGSGPLWLKLKDLVDGITYNFRIRAKTFIYGPEVEANITTGPGEGAPGPPGEPFITRYGAALTIHWTSGDPGRAPITRYVIEARPSDEGLWDILIKDIPKEVTSHTFNMDILKQGVSYDFRVIGVNDYGYGSPSLPSPSISAQKVAPFYEEWWFLVVVALVGLIFILLLVFILIIRGQSKKYAKKSESVSLYVCPGNNSNCNALTHGDMVSLDEGRFPALELNNRRLSVKNSFCRKNGVYTRSPPRPSPGSLHYSDEDVSTKYNDLIPAESSSLTEKPSEISDSQEALVFSYGTGGLHTLPLHLGSDSEYEVDPNRQKTHSFVNHYISDPTYYNSWRRQQKGISRAQAYSYTESESGDPDHCAPPPLPPLPPLPPQLSSPSPQPQQAQGQPQGQGSLFRPKGSRTPTPSQQSSNPPSQHSTLYRPPSSLAPGSRAPIAGFSSFV; via the exons aTATCGGAGGTCCAGCTGACCCCATTGCTCCCACCATCATCATCCCTCCCAGGAACACTAGCGTGGTCACAGGCACATCAGAGGTCACGATGGAGTGTGTGGCCAACGCCAG ACCTCTTATCAAGCTGAGTATCTCGTGGCGTAAGAATGGCGTGTTGGTGACCAGCGGTTTGAGTGACTTCAACCGCAGGCTGACCATCCTCAGTCCTGTGGTGAGTGATGCCGGCTACTACGAGTGTGAAGCCATTCTCCGCAGCAGCAGTGTGCCCTCAGTCAGTGCTGGGGCTTATCTGCACGTACTAG AGCCACCACAGTTTATAAAAGAACCAGAGAAACACATCACAGCTGAGATGGAGAAGGTGGTTGACATACCCTGTCAGGCACGAG GAGTGCCCCAGCCAGACATTGTGTGGTACAAGGATGCTTTGCCCATTGACCCAGTGAAAACACCCAGGTACCGGGTGCTGGTGGGAGGCAGCTTGCAAGTCAACGGCCTCCTGCCTGATGACACAGGAATGTTCCAGTGCTTTGCCAGGAATTCGGCAGGAGAAGTCCAGACCAACACATACCTGGCTGTTACCA GCATTGCCCCAAATATCACAGCCGGACCTTCCGACAGCACTGTGATCGACGGTATGTCAGTCATCCTGCACTGCGAAACCTCTGGTGCTCCGAGACCGGCTATCACCTGGCAGAAAG GCGAGCGTGTGTTGGCCAGCGGTTCTGTCCAGCTGCCCAGGTTCACCCTGCTTGAGTCAGGGAGCCTgctcatctctccctcccacATCTCAGATGCCGGGACCTACACTTGCATGGCCAGCAACTCCAGGGGCATCGATGAGGCATCGGCTGACCTCGTGGTCTGGG CTCGCACCCGGATTACCACACCCCCACAGGACCAGAGTGTTATCAAAGGAACTAAAGCCATTATGACCTGTGGAGTCACACATGACCCCAGTGTAACTGTCAG GCATGTCTGGGAGAAAGAGGGCTCAGTGATCAACGTCCAGTCCATCCCTCGCATGCGGCTGGACGCGGACGGCACCCTCCACATCTCCCAAACCTGGTCAGGTGACATAGGCACCTACACCTGCAGAGTCACTTCCGTCGGCGGCAACGACTCCCGCAGCGCGCACCTCCGTGTCAG GCAGCTGCCCCATGCCCCGGAAAACCCTACAGCTGTTCTGAGCACATCTGAAAAAAGAGCCATCGACCTGGCCTGGGCCAAACCTTTTGATGGCAACAGTCCCCTCATACGCTACATTCTGGAGGTTTCTGAGAACA ATGCCCCCTGGGCCATCCTGCTGGCTAATATTGAGCCAGAATCCACAGCAGTGACAGTCAATGGCTTGATCCCGGCGCGCTCCTATCAGTTCCGACTCTGTGCCGTTAATGATGTGGGGAAGGGGCAGTTCAGCAAGGAGACAGACCG TGTCTCTCTCCCAGAAGAGCCTCCCAGTGCTCCCCCTCAGAATGTTATCGCTAGCGGTCGGACCAACCAGTCCATCATGATCCAGTGGCAACCTCCACCGGAAAGCCATCAGAACGGCATCCTCAGGGGATACACCGTCCG GTACCGTCTCACTGGGCTGCCTGTGGACTACCAAATCAAGAACATTTCCAGTCCAGATGTGACCAACCTGCTGCTGGAGGACCTCATCATCTGGACTAACTATGAGATTGAGGTGGCTGCCTATAATGGGGCAGGTTTGGGCACTTTCAGCCATAAGGTCACTGAATGGACTCTGCAGGGAG TACCAACCATCACCCCGGGCAACGTCCAGGCCGAGTCAGTCAACTCAACAACAATCCGTTTTACGTGGACAGCCCCTAACCCTCAGTTCATCAACGGCATCAACCAGGGCTACAAG ttGCTGGCTTGGGAGCCAGGCAAAGATGAAGAAGTTACTATGGTAACTGTGCGACCAAACTTCCAGGACAGCGTCCATGTGGGATATGTGACAGGTCTGAAGAAGTTCACTGAGTATTACACCTCTGTGCTGTGTTTCACTACGCCCGGAGACGGCCCCCGCAGCCCGCCCAGAGCATTAAGGACACATGAGGACA CCCCCGGTGCTGTGGGCCACTTGAGTTTCACTGAGATCCTGGATACCTCACTCAAAGTAAGCTGGAGCGAGCCCAGCGAGAAGAATGGCGTTCTCACAG GCTACCGCATTTCGTGGGAGGAGTACAACCGCACGAACACCAGAGTCACCCACTACATGCCGAACGTCACCTTAGAGTACAGGGTCACTGGACTCACTGCTCTCACCACCTACACCATTGAAGTGGCAGGCATGACCTCCAAAGGCCAGGGCCAACTGTCCTCTTCCACCATCTCCTCAGGCGTCCCGCCAG AGCTTCCTGGCCCTCCTACCAACATGGCAATTTCCAACATTGGCCCACGCTCTGTCACCCTGCAGTTCAAACCCGGCTATGATGGTAAAACTTCCATTTCCCGATGGCAGGTGGAGGCCCAG GTGGGCGTGGTGGGAGAAAATGAGGACTGGGTGATGGTCCACCAGGTGTCCAATGAGCCTGATGCTCGCTCCTTAGAAGTGCCAGGTCTCAACCCATACACCTACTACAG GTTCCGCATGCGTCAGGTAAACATTGTGGGCACCAGTCCTCCCAGCCAGCCCTCCAGAAAGATCCAGACCCTGCCAGCTCCTCCAGACATGGCTCCCGCCAATGTCACCCTGCGCACTGCGAGCGAGACCAGCCTCTGGTTACGATGGATG CCTTTGCCTGAATGGGAATACAATGGGAACGCAGAGCAGTTGGGGTACAGGGTACAGTACTCCCGTGCGGGCTCACAGGGCCGAGCACTGACCCATGTTATTGCTGACCGCCTGGAGAGAGAGTTTACCATTGAGGACCTGGAGGAGTGGACGGAGTATGAGGTCAGGGTCCAGGCTGTCAACGGTATCGGGATGGGACCCTGGAGCCAGCCAGTCAGAGGCAGGACCAGGGAGTCTG TTCCCTCCTGTGGGCCCACCAACGTCTCTGCCTTCGCCACTACCTCAAGCAGTATACTGGTGCGCTGGTTTGAAGTCCCCGAGCCAGACAGAAATGGACTCATTTTGGGCTACAAG GTGGTGTATAAAGAGAAGGACTCTGACAGTGCAGTCCACTTTTGGACAGTGGAGGGCAATGCCACACACAGTGTCCAGCTGACTGGTCTGGGCAAATATGTGCTCTATGAGATCCAGGTTCTGGCTTTTACACGAATTGGAGACGGACGGCCCAGTTCTCCACCCATCTTGGAGAGGACTTTGGATGATG TTCCTGGACCTCCAGTGGGTATCCTGTTCCCTGAAGTGCGGACCACCTCAGTTCGGCTTATATGGCAGTCTCCCTCACAGCCCAATGGCATTATACTTG CCTACCAGATCACGTACCACCTCAATTCCACCAATAGCAACGCAGCCACAGTGGACGTGCTGAACCCCAGTGCTCGCCAGTACACAGTGACCAGCCTGAAGCCGGAGTCCGTCTACGTGTTCCGCATCACAGCGCAGACACGGAAGGGCTGGGGCGAAGCCGCCGAGGCGCTGGTGGTCACCACGGAGAAAAGAG CTCGTCCCCAGCCTACTAGCCGTCCCACAGTGCCTCAGAAAGACGTTCAGGCACGCCATGTTTTGCTTTCGTGGGAACCGGGCAGCGACGGCCTGTCCCCTGTGCGTTACTACACCGTGCAGCTAAGAGAGCTTCCTGAGAGCAACTGGACTGTCCACTCTGCCTCTGTTAACCATGAGGCCACCTCCTACATAGTATCCAG GCTGAAACCCTTCACATCCTACCAGTTCAGAGTGAAAGCCACCAACGACATAGGGGACAGTGAGTACAGCGAGGAAAGTGAAGCTATCACGACCCTACAGGATG CGCCCGACGAAGCACCCACCATTCTCTCCGTCACGCCGCACACAACGACGTCAGTGCTGATTCGCTGGCAG CCTCCCTCTGAGGAGAAGATTAATGGAATTTTGCTGGGATTTCGGATCCGATACCGGGAGCTGCTGTATGACCGCCTCCGCAGTTACTCTGTTCATACCATCAACAGTATGTCAACCTGGGCTGAGCTCACTG CCCCGTACAGCATCCGGAATCTGAGTGATTCAACTCTGACCCAGTATGAGCTGAATA AGCTGAGTAAACACAAGCGGTATGAGATACGCATGAGTGTGTACAACGCCGTGGGCGAGGGGCCAACCAGTCCGCCGCAGGAGGTGTTTGTGGGAGAAGCAG TACCCACAGCCCCACCCCAGAATGTGGTCATTCAGTCCGCAACAGCCACCCAGCTGGATGTGACGTGGGAACCTCCTCCTGTAGACGCTCAGAATGGAGACATCCAGGGCTACAAG GTTTACTTCTGGGAGTTCCAGCGTAAGAATGAGACAGAGAGGCTGCGGACTTTGTTCATGCCTGAAGGAGGAGTGAAGCTGAAGAACCTGACTGGTTACACCACGTACATGATCAGCGTAGCCCCCTTCAATGCTGCTGGGGACGGACCCCGCAGCCCCGCGACGAGGGGTCGCACTCAGCAAGCAG CTCCAAGCGCTCCCAGCTTCATCCACTTCAGTGAGCTGACCACCACCTCGGTCAACGTGTCCTGGGGCGAGCCCACCTTTCCTAATGGCATCATTGAAGGCTACCGTCTGATCTATGAACCCTGCACACCTGTAGATG AGTCTTCAGTGGCCTGTGCCGACTGTCTtcactccccctcccccccaggCGTCAGTAAGACAGTGATGGTGGACGTGAAGGGAAGCGGCCCCCTCTGGTTGAAACTCAAAGACCTGGTCGATGGCATCACTTACAACTTCCGCATCCGGGCCAAGACCTTCATCTACGGGCCCGAGGTGGAGGCCAACATCACCACCGGCCCGGGAGAAG GAGCCCCAGGGCCCCCAGGAGAGCCTTTTATCACACGCTATGGTGCGGCGCTGACCATCCACTGGACCAGCGGGGACCCAGGACGCGCTCCCATCACGCGCTACGTTATCGAAGCCAGACCTTCAG ATGAGGGATTGTGGGATATCCTAATCAAGGACATCCCGAAAGAagtgacatcacacacattcaACATGGATATTCTGAAGCAAGGTGTCAGTTATGACTTCCGGGTAATAGGAGTGAACGATTACGGCTATGGCTCTCCAAGTCTACCCTCTCCTTCTATATCTG CTCAAAAAGTGGCACCTTTCTATGAGGAGTGGTGGTTCCTGGTTGTGGTGGCTCTGGTGGGGCTCATCTTCATCCTGCTGCTGGTTTTCATTCTCATTATCAGAGGACAGAGCAAGAAGTACGCCAAGAAGTCCGAATCAG TGTCTCTGTACGTGTGTCCAGGTAACAACTCCAACTGTAACGCCCTCACCCACGGAGACATGGTCAGCCTGGACGAAGGCCGTTTCCCCGCTCTGGAGCTCAACAACCGACGGCTGTCTGTGAAAAACTCTTTCTGTCGCAAGAACGGCGTCTACACCAG GTCTCCTCCCAGGCCCAGCCCAGGCAGTCTCCACTATTCAGACGAGGACGTCAGCACAAAGTACAACGACCTGATCcctgcagagagcagcagccTGACTGAGAAACCCTCAGAAATCTCAGACTCACAG